A genomic segment from bacterium HR17 encodes:
- the ade gene encoding Adenine deaminase, which yields MSDLGRKAGLSLNLDGVDGCVVPLREMVELHAFWCNTQVNLAMNFRDRQALFWNFGFPLGFAVIFSAVFGRGTAQERWTVIMQIVAITLASNGIFGTALPLVTMREQHILRRYRVTPLPLTTLLLSVTFAQLLLIVLATALVIAFMAVLLKVPLTLDWSKLAVVVLSGAMAMLALGLIVAAVADNTKVAPSIAQLIFMPMIFLSGATVPDFLIPPSWQQVGEFLPLTHVFRACKAIVVGKGWDALVSPTVALLVTAAVGFWFAHALFRWEPEEKLPTPARLKVIAATLLVLAFPKLTDTTLAFLFKPRGIVVIYAGRMWDGLSDRLREQVTVVIHNGRVVKMHNGFVSASRFARVVDAKHLTVLPGLGDAHVHLGSDGGFAFAAIGNEDEREAMERRLLGYLRCGVTMIKSCCDHTDLVVRLRDREKQGLLTAPRLVVVGPAFTAPNGHPTELFFWAPDIRPFVRQVDTPKEVSAELNDLAKRVDNIKAIYGRGIGWFTYPRMKREVLAALVEKAHQLGLKVTVHTDTAEDVRTAVELGADGIEHGSFANAIDDATLQAMAKRKVIFVPTLSVAEGMRKAGAGESLDDEPFVREVVPKEVRESLSKGGWVAMWRRGMQFSRWDERLKTNMENVRRAFRLGVPIVCGTDAGNQGTFHGPAVHRELRLLVQAGLPNVEALKAATSRCAHWLGIDAGIIAEGKSADLIAVEGDPTKDITALAKLRWVMKGGQLVVQVK from the coding sequence ATGAGCGATCTCGGTAGGAAGGCAGGGCTCTCGCTGAACCTTGATGGGGTTGATGGGTGCGTCGTCCCCTTAAGGGAGATGGTTGAGTTGCACGCTTTCTGGTGCAACACGCAGGTCAACCTAGCGATGAACTTCCGAGACCGGCAGGCTCTCTTTTGGAACTTCGGCTTCCCCCTCGGCTTCGCCGTAATCTTCTCCGCCGTCTTTGGGCGAGGGACGGCGCAAGAGCGCTGGACGGTCATCATGCAGATCGTCGCTATCACGCTGGCATCTAACGGAATATTCGGCACCGCTTTACCGCTGGTGACGATGCGGGAGCAGCATATCTTGCGGCGCTACCGCGTGACGCCCTTACCTCTGACCACTTTGCTCCTTTCCGTCACTTTCGCCCAACTGCTTCTCATTGTTTTGGCGACGGCGCTCGTTATCGCTTTCATGGCAGTGTTGCTGAAAGTGCCCTTAACATTGGACTGGAGCAAATTGGCGGTCGTAGTGCTTTCAGGGGCGATGGCAATGCTGGCGTTGGGATTGATCGTGGCGGCGGTCGCCGACAACACCAAAGTCGCCCCGTCCATCGCCCAACTCATCTTCATGCCGATGATATTTTTGAGCGGTGCGACAGTCCCTGATTTCCTCATTCCTCCTTCGTGGCAGCAGGTCGGCGAGTTTTTGCCTTTGACCCATGTTTTTCGGGCTTGCAAAGCCATCGTCGTCGGCAAAGGCTGGGATGCCCTCGTTTCGCCGACCGTTGCTTTGCTCGTCACCGCTGCCGTCGGGTTTTGGTTCGCCCATGCCCTCTTCCGATGGGAACCCGAAGAAAAATTGCCGACACCCGCACGGTTAAAGGTCATCGCCGCTACGCTCCTTGTGCTGGCATTTCCCAAATTAACGGACACGACGCTGGCATTTTTGTTCAAACCTCGCGGCATTGTCGTCATCTATGCGGGACGCATGTGGGATGGCTTAAGTGACCGATTGCGTGAGCAAGTCACCGTCGTCATCCATAACGGGCGCGTTGTTAAGATGCACAACGGTTTCGTTTCGGCGTCGCGCTTCGCTCGCGTCGTGGACGCCAAGCATTTAACCGTTTTGCCCGGCTTGGGTGACGCCCATGTCCATTTGGGAAGCGACGGAGGTTTCGCTTTCGCTGCCATTGGAAATGAAGATGAGAGGGAAGCGATGGAACGACGCTTGCTCGGCTATTTACGGTGCGGTGTGACGATGATTAAAAGTTGCTGCGACCATACTGACCTTGTGGTGAGATTGCGCGACAGAGAAAAGCAGGGGTTGCTGACAGCACCCCGGTTGGTCGTCGTCGGTCCTGCCTTCACTGCTCCCAACGGTCACCCGACGGAGTTGTTTTTCTGGGCACCCGACATCCGTCCGTTTGTGCGGCAAGTGGATACACCAAAGGAAGTATCTGCCGAACTTAACGATTTGGCAAAACGCGTTGACAACATCAAAGCGATTTACGGCAGAGGCATCGGTTGGTTCACTTACCCGCGCATGAAGCGGGAAGTTTTGGCAGCACTGGTTGAAAAAGCCCATCAACTTGGCTTGAAAGTCACTGTCCACACCGACACCGCCGAAGATGTCCGAACTGCTGTTGAACTGGGTGCTGACGGGATTGAGCATGGTTCTTTTGCCAATGCCATTGACGATGCGACGCTTCAAGCGATGGCAAAGCGCAAAGTCATCTTTGTCCCGACCCTTTCGGTCGCTGAAGGGATGCGAAAAGCGGGCGCAGGCGAATCGCTGGATGATGAGCCGTTCGTTCGTGAAGTTGTGCCAAAGGAAGTGCGCGAAAGTTTGAGCAAAGGGGGGTGGGTTGCGATGTGGCGGCGAGGCATGCAATTCAGCCGATGGGATGAACGCTTGAAGACTAACATGGAAAATGTCCGCCGCGCTTTTCGTCTTGGCGTTCCAATCGTTTGCGGGACGGACGCAGGCAATCAAGGAACCTTTCACGGTCCCGCTGTCCATCGCGAGTTGCGCTTGCTCGTTCAAGCGGGTTTGCCAAATGTGGAAGCGCTGAAGGCAGCTACCTCCCGATGTGCCCACTGGCTGGGCATTGATGCCGGCATCATCGCCGAAGGGAAATCGGCGGACTTGATCGCTGTTGAAGGCGACCCGACCAAAGACATCACGGCGTTGGCGAAATTGCGCTGGGTCATGAAAGGCGGGCAATTGGTCGTGCAGGTGAAATAA
- the drrA gene encoding Daunorubicin/doxorubicin resistance ATP-binding protein DrrA: protein MVAVQVNSLVKRYGQVVAVKGVSFEVAEGEVFGLLGPNGAGKTTTVECMEGLRIPDDGTIRIFGHDPLREPNTVKELMGVQLQATALPPKIRVREALELFGSFYRHRRPVSELLRWAGLDEWANRLYDTLSGGQKQRLALALALVNDPKLVILDEPTAGLDAHARRGLHELILKLKGDGKTVLLTTHYIEEAERLCDRVAILDRGELIALDTPQNLTAQSGEASRVEIVTDRPLMVDLLRRLPAVTNAGGEMNENGQSVTRLWTTDLTRTLPALLELLRQQQTTLLHLSIARPTLEDVFVRLTGHSIE, encoded by the coding sequence ATGGTCGCAGTGCAAGTCAACAGTTTGGTCAAACGCTACGGGCAAGTCGTCGCGGTGAAGGGTGTCAGTTTTGAAGTTGCCGAAGGCGAGGTCTTCGGCTTGCTCGGTCCCAACGGCGCCGGGAAAACGACGACGGTGGAATGCATGGAAGGGTTACGCATCCCCGATGACGGCACGATCCGCATCTTTGGGCATGACCCTCTCCGCGAACCCAACACCGTCAAGGAACTGATGGGCGTTCAGTTGCAAGCGACGGCGCTACCGCCCAAGATTCGCGTCCGTGAAGCGTTGGAGTTGTTCGGGAGTTTTTACCGACACCGTCGTCCTGTTAGCGAACTGCTGCGATGGGCAGGTTTAGATGAATGGGCGAACCGCCTTTACGATACGCTTTCGGGCGGACAGAAACAACGCTTGGCGTTAGCGCTGGCGTTGGTCAACGACCCCAAATTGGTCATCTTGGACGAACCGACAGCAGGTTTAGATGCCCATGCAAGGCGCGGGCTTCATGAACTCATCCTGAAACTCAAAGGCGACGGAAAAACGGTGCTCTTGACGACCCACTACATTGAAGAAGCGGAGCGGCTATGTGACCGCGTGGCGATCTTGGACAGGGGCGAACTCATCGCTTTGGACACGCCGCAGAACCTGACTGCCCAAAGCGGTGAAGCGTCACGAGTGGAAATCGTCACTGACCGACCGTTGATGGTAGATTTGCTTAGACGACTCCCTGCCGTCACAAACGCCGGTGGCGAAATGAACGAAAACGGGCAAAGCGTCACCCGTTTGTGGACGACCGATTTGACCCGCACCTTGCCCGCCTTGCTGGAATTGCTAAGGCAGCAGCAAACGACGCTGCTGCACCTTTCCATCGCTCGACCGACGCTGGAAGACGTCTTCGTTCGTTTGACCGGGCATAGCATTGAATGA